The following are from one region of the Rhizobacter sp. AJA081-3 genome:
- a CDS encoding PaaI family thioesterase, with amino-acid sequence MSTPAIPEGFKQQTIGGEFIVANGPLYERFDAGVYRLGFRVEARHCNTMGICHGGMMATFCDMLLPITAFYATPALHGRFLPTVSLQIDYLAPAPKGAWVEGQAQVLRTTRSLVFAQGLVTADGQTVARVSGVFKIGTARPDEADTAG; translated from the coding sequence ATGAGCACGCCCGCGATTCCCGAAGGCTTCAAGCAGCAGACCATCGGCGGCGAGTTCATCGTCGCCAACGGGCCGCTGTACGAGCGCTTCGACGCCGGCGTCTATCGCCTGGGCTTTCGCGTCGAGGCGCGCCACTGCAACACGATGGGCATCTGCCACGGCGGCATGATGGCCACCTTCTGCGACATGCTGCTGCCGATCACCGCCTTCTACGCCACGCCGGCGCTGCACGGCCGCTTCCTGCCCACGGTGAGCCTGCAGATCGACTACCTGGCGCCGGCGCCCAAGGGCGCCTGGGTCGAGGGCCAGGCGCAAGTGCTGCGCACGACGCGCTCGCTGGTCTTCGCGCAGGGCCTCGTCACGGCCGACGGCCAGACGGTGGCGCGCGTCAGCGGGGTGTTCAAGATCGGCACGGCGCGCCCCGACGAGGCCGACACCGCCGGCTGA
- a CDS encoding response regulator: protein MTMRVLLVEDDAELRRTLRDALALEGYEMLTAASLSEGLALAANATLDLVVLDLGLPDGDGESLLAALCRRESLPVLVISARQAEGQKIRMLDAGADDYLVKPFGVGELLARMRVALRHRGTRVSAALTAYRRGAVHVDLAAQRVHRDGEAVHLTPTEFKLLARLVRSAGQVVTHRQLLADVWGAEFVEHTQYLRLYMGQLRAKLEADPAEPRLLLTDPGVGYRLAEPDEDPAAPLMPS from the coding sequence ATGACGATGCGCGTGCTGCTCGTCGAGGACGACGCCGAGCTGCGCCGCACGCTGCGCGACGCGCTCGCGCTGGAAGGCTACGAGATGCTCACCGCCGCCAGCCTGTCTGAAGGCCTGGCGCTGGCGGCGAACGCGACGCTCGACCTCGTCGTGCTCGACCTCGGCCTGCCCGACGGCGACGGCGAGTCGCTGCTGGCGGCGCTGTGCCGCCGCGAGTCGCTGCCTGTGCTGGTGATCTCGGCGCGACAGGCCGAGGGGCAGAAGATCCGGATGCTCGACGCCGGGGCCGACGACTACCTCGTCAAGCCCTTCGGTGTGGGCGAGCTGCTCGCGCGCATGCGCGTCGCTCTGCGCCACCGCGGCACGCGCGTCAGCGCCGCGCTGACGGCCTACCGCCGCGGTGCTGTGCATGTCGACCTGGCCGCGCAGCGCGTGCATCGTGATGGCGAGGCGGTGCACCTCACGCCCACCGAGTTCAAGCTGCTGGCGCGGCTGGTGCGCAGCGCCGGCCAGGTGGTCACGCACCGGCAGCTGCTGGCCGACGTGTGGGGCGCCGAGTTCGTCGAGCACACGCAGTACCTGCGCCTTTACATGGGCCAGCTGCGCGCCAAGCTCGAGGCCGACCCGGCCGAACCGCGCCTGCTGTTGACCGACCCCGGCGTGGGCTACCGCCTCGCCGAGCCCGACGAGGACCCGGCCGCGCCCCTTATGCCTTCCTGA
- a CDS encoding thiamine pyrophosphate-dependent dehydrogenase E1 component subunit alpha: protein MSQPSRISMLETMMLIRAHEERLAANAGSSPGTCTAVGQEAAAVGVVGALLPRDRILTNHRSAGHLLARGADPGRLMAEVMGRADGYCRGKSGSLHVSAKELGVVLTSTIVGGELSLAPGVALAQKMGSSVPNEGTEPGGITAVFFGDGAACEGIFHESINLAVTWQLPVLYVCENNQWQAFVRRDETMPHEQVRPWAASHGLPAVAVDGNDVEAVHAAALAAAEHVRTTGTPYFLELVTYRTRGHYEPDDQAYVDKDELARWKARDPIALQRERLLAAGELAPGELAHLEQRVADTVEAAFAFAQNSPWPDVRELLTDVYA, encoded by the coding sequence ATGTCCCAGCCCAGCCGCATCTCGATGCTCGAAACCATGATGCTGATCCGTGCCCACGAGGAGCGGCTCGCCGCCAACGCCGGCAGCTCGCCGGGCACCTGCACCGCCGTCGGCCAGGAAGCCGCCGCCGTCGGCGTGGTGGGCGCGCTGCTGCCACGCGACCGCATCCTCACCAACCACCGCAGCGCCGGCCACCTGCTCGCCCGCGGCGCCGACCCCGGCCGCCTGATGGCCGAGGTGATGGGCCGAGCCGACGGCTACTGCCGCGGCAAGAGCGGCTCGCTGCACGTGTCCGCCAAGGAGCTCGGCGTGGTGCTCACCTCCACCATCGTCGGCGGCGAGCTCTCGCTGGCGCCGGGCGTGGCGCTGGCGCAGAAGATGGGCTCGAGCGTGCCCAACGAGGGCACCGAGCCCGGCGGCATCACCGCCGTCTTCTTCGGCGACGGCGCGGCCTGCGAAGGCATCTTCCACGAGTCGATCAACCTCGCCGTGACCTGGCAACTGCCGGTGCTCTACGTCTGCGAGAACAACCAGTGGCAAGCCTTCGTGCGCCGCGACGAGACCATGCCGCACGAGCAGGTGCGGCCCTGGGCGGCGTCGCACGGCCTGCCGGCCGTCGCCGTCGACGGCAACGACGTCGAGGCGGTGCACGCCGCCGCGCTCGCCGCCGCCGAGCACGTGCGCACGACCGGCACGCCCTACTTCCTGGAGCTGGTCACCTACCGCACGCGCGGCCACTACGAGCCCGACGACCAGGCCTACGTCGACAAGGACGAGCTGGCGCGCTGGAAGGCGCGTGACCCGATCGCGCTGCAGCGCGAGCGCCTGCTGGCCGCCGGCGAGCTGGCCCCGGGCGAGCTCGCGCACCTGGAGCAGCGCGTGGCCGACACCGTCGAGGCCGCCTTCGCCTTCGCGCAGAACTCGCCCTGGCCCGATGTGCGCGAGCTGCTCACCGACGTCTACGCCTGA
- a CDS encoding NAD-dependent epimerase/dehydratase family protein, whose product MKLLVLGGTVFLGRHVVTQALEAGHEVTLLHRGRHGGGPVPAARTLIGDRDGDLSALTGQAFDAVIDCSGYTAAQIERGTALLADVPRYLFVSSISVVAAFPPGVPHYEDAPLLTGEAGYGEQKARAEAVLLAARAGRATIVRPGLIVGPHDPTGRFTHWPLRVASGGEVLAPGRPERPVQIIDGRDLAAWCLQLVEHGVTGTFNAIGDLLPMSELLDTCREVSASDARFTWIDDRTLVDAKVEAWSELPLWIPEDDPAFGGMLLGRNDRARAAGLQTRPLADTVRETLAWALSSDGQAARSPHAMSAQREAALLAAAATR is encoded by the coding sequence ATGAAGCTGCTGGTGCTCGGCGGCACAGTGTTTCTCGGGCGCCATGTGGTCACGCAGGCGCTGGAGGCCGGCCATGAGGTCACGCTGCTGCACCGCGGGCGGCACGGCGGCGGGCCTGTTCCCGCCGCGCGCACGCTGATCGGCGACCGCGATGGAGATCTCTCGGCACTCACGGGGCAGGCTTTCGACGCGGTGATCGACTGCAGCGGCTACACCGCTGCGCAGATCGAGCGCGGCACGGCATTGCTGGCCGACGTGCCGCGCTACCTGTTCGTCTCCAGCATCTCGGTGGTGGCCGCTTTCCCGCCCGGTGTGCCGCACTACGAGGATGCGCCGCTGCTCACGGGCGAGGCCGGCTACGGCGAGCAGAAGGCGCGAGCCGAGGCCGTGCTGCTGGCGGCACGCGCCGGCCGCGCCACCATCGTCCGCCCCGGCCTGATCGTCGGCCCGCACGACCCGACCGGCCGCTTCACCCACTGGCCGCTGCGCGTGGCGTCAGGCGGCGAGGTGCTCGCGCCGGGCCGGCCGGAGCGGCCGGTGCAGATCATCGATGGGCGCGATCTCGCGGCCTGGTGCCTGCAGCTCGTCGAGCACGGTGTCACAGGCACCTTCAACGCCATCGGTGATCTGCTGCCGATGAGCGAGCTGCTCGACACCTGCCGCGAAGTCTCGGCCAGCGACGCGCGCTTCACCTGGATCGACGATCGCACACTGGTCGACGCGAAGGTCGAGGCCTGGAGCGAACTGCCGCTGTGGATCCCCGAAGACGACCCGGCCTTCGGCGGCATGCTGCTCGGCCGCAACGACCGCGCCCGCGCCGCCGGACTGCAGACCCGGCCGCTGGCAGACACCGTGCGCGAGACGCTGGCCTGGGCGCTGTCGTCCGACGGCCAGGCCGCGCGCAGCCCGCACGCGATGAGCGCGCAGCGCGAGGCCGCGCTGCTGGCAGCCGCAGCCACGCGCTGA
- a CDS encoding potassium transporter Kup, whose amino-acid sequence MSASTISPGAATTASAHPGRQGLAALTLGAIGVVYGDIGTSPLYTVREIFAPATGVPLDAAHLVGAVSCIFWALMLVVTLKYVTLILRADNRGEGGGLALTALAARSAGGRPRMRRVLLLLGVFGATLFYGDSVITPAISVLGAMEGLEVVAPALKAWVLPLSLVVLVGLFALQRFGTAVVGRLFGPVILLWFAALAVTGVWQIVQQPAILAALDPREAASFLSGRGWKVFAAIGAIVLALTGAEALYADLGHFGRRPIQLAWTGLVLPALALNYMGQGALLMRDPGAIENPFYRLFPEPLLVPAVVLATLAAIIASQAVISGAYSMTRQAIQLGFLPRMTVRHTSAREIGQIYMPLVNWVLLAGVVASVLYFGSSSALAGAYGIAVTVTMLITTLLTYIVVREGWRLPAPLAIGATLFFLAIDALLVASCAVKFLDGGWFPLALGALLFVVMSTWQRGRTLALASIRREGLELQPFIDTLAADAVPRAARTAVYAVADPSTVPQALLHNLKHNQVLHACNVILTVRFLEQPVVEDAERAAVESLGAGFWRVTLDFGFMETPDVPRALRLCAAKGLAVPPFETSYFLSRETIVPTSGPGMAAWRERLFAGMSRNAGSVVEFFRLPDNAVVELGTRVQI is encoded by the coding sequence ATGTCCGCCTCGACCATTTCGCCCGGTGCCGCCACCACCGCATCCGCCCACCCGGGCCGCCAGGGGCTGGCGGCGCTGACCCTCGGTGCGATCGGCGTCGTCTATGGCGACATCGGCACCAGCCCGCTGTACACGGTGCGCGAGATCTTCGCGCCGGCCACCGGCGTGCCGCTGGACGCGGCGCACCTGGTCGGCGCGGTGTCGTGCATCTTCTGGGCGCTCATGCTGGTCGTCACGCTCAAGTACGTGACGCTGATACTGCGTGCCGACAACCGCGGCGAAGGCGGTGGCCTTGCGCTCACTGCGCTGGCGGCCCGCTCGGCCGGCGGCCGGCCGAGAATGCGCCGCGTGCTGCTGCTGCTCGGCGTGTTCGGCGCCACGCTGTTCTATGGCGACAGCGTCATCACGCCGGCGATCTCGGTGCTCGGTGCGATGGAGGGCCTGGAGGTGGTGGCGCCGGCGCTGAAGGCCTGGGTGCTGCCGCTGTCGCTCGTCGTGCTGGTCGGCCTGTTCGCGCTGCAGCGCTTCGGCACGGCCGTGGTCGGGCGGCTGTTCGGGCCGGTGATCCTGCTGTGGTTCGCGGCGCTGGCGGTCACCGGCGTGTGGCAGATCGTTCAGCAGCCGGCGATCCTGGCCGCGCTCGACCCGCGCGAGGCGGCGTCGTTCCTGTCCGGCCGCGGCTGGAAAGTGTTCGCGGCCATCGGCGCGATCGTGCTCGCGCTGACCGGCGCCGAGGCGCTGTACGCGGACCTCGGCCACTTCGGCCGCCGCCCCATCCAGCTGGCCTGGACCGGACTGGTGCTGCCCGCGCTGGCGCTGAACTACATGGGGCAGGGTGCCCTGCTGATGCGCGACCCCGGTGCCATCGAGAACCCGTTCTACCGGCTCTTCCCGGAGCCGCTGCTGGTGCCGGCCGTCGTGCTGGCCACGCTGGCCGCCATCATCGCGTCGCAGGCGGTGATCTCGGGCGCCTACTCGATGACGCGCCAGGCCATCCAGCTCGGCTTCCTGCCGCGCATGACGGTGCGCCACACCTCGGCGCGCGAGATCGGGCAGATCTACATGCCACTGGTGAACTGGGTGCTGCTGGCCGGCGTGGTGGCGTCCGTGCTGTATTTCGGCAGCTCCTCGGCGCTGGCCGGGGCCTACGGCATCGCCGTCACCGTGACGATGCTGATCACCACGCTGCTGACCTACATCGTCGTGCGCGAGGGCTGGCGGCTGCCGGCACCGCTGGCGATCGGCGCGACGCTGTTCTTCCTGGCCATCGATGCGCTGCTGGTGGCCAGCTGCGCAGTGAAGTTCCTCGATGGCGGCTGGTTCCCGCTGGCCCTGGGCGCGCTGCTGTTCGTGGTGATGAGCACCTGGCAGCGTGGCCGCACGCTGGCGCTGGCGAGCATCCGCCGCGAGGGGCTTGAGCTGCAGCCCTTCATCGACACGCTGGCTGCGGATGCGGTGCCGCGCGCCGCGCGCACCGCGGTCTACGCGGTCGCCGACCCGAGCACCGTGCCGCAGGCGCTTCTGCACAACCTGAAGCACAACCAGGTGCTGCACGCGTGCAACGTGATCCTCACCGTGCGCTTCCTCGAGCAGCCGGTGGTCGAGGATGCCGAACGCGCAGCGGTGGAGTCGCTCGGCGCCGGCTTCTGGCGTGTGACGCTGGACTTCGGTTTCATGGAGACGCCCGACGTGCCGCGTGCGCTGCGCCTGTGCGCCGCGAAGGGCCTGGCGGTGCCGCCCTTCGAGACCAGCTACTTCCTCAGCCGCGAGACCATCGTGCCGACGTCGGGGCCGGGCATGGCAGCGTGGCGCGAGAGGCTGTTCGCGGGCATGAGCCGCAATGCGGGCAGCGTGGTGGAATTCTTCCGCCTGCCCGACAACGCCGTCGTCGAGCTGGGAACGCGGGTGCAGATCTGA
- a CDS encoding DUF2917 domain-containing protein, producing MLQLPTPLVLQLSDGQLLRWTQAMAVTLRVIAGRVWVTRPGDPDDHFLDAGDQLKIDARSRALIGAEGEARVAVDAA from the coding sequence ATGCTCCAGCTCCCCACTCCCCTCGTGCTGCAACTCTCCGACGGCCAGCTGCTGCGCTGGACGCAGGCCATGGCAGTCACGTTGCGCGTGATCGCCGGGCGCGTGTGGGTGACGCGGCCCGGTGACCCCGACGATCACTTCCTCGACGCCGGCGATCAGCTGAAGATCGACGCGCGAAGCCGCGCGCTGATCGGCGCCGAAGGCGAGGCGAGGGTCGCCGTCGACGCCGCGTGA
- a CDS encoding PLP-dependent aminotransferase family protein has protein sequence MDAATGSSGPLYQRIAAQIEAAIASGAMAAGARLPSVRQLAQQHGVSMSTALQVYRSLENRGVVEARPKSGYYVAPRAHALPEPMLDLRMEAPSLVNMDQVLQEFLWIVNDPLAVPSFHAQPARSLLPEAKLQALLAGVNRRHPEYASRCQMEGSAALRQEIARRAVSSGVQLRPEEIVITNGGLEAVYLALRSVASAGDTIVLESPTYFHLLQVIESLGMRALEIPTHPRDGISLEALEFATRTPGAVKACVLLPNFPNPMGSLMPVERKRELVKLTAERGITLIESDIYGELYFGEQRPPVLKSFDTDLQEKADVILCSAFTKTVAPGYRIGWVAPGRHFLKTQALKFRTSVACPMLTQEVLAQFIRDGGYDHHLRRLRAALKTQMHQMVDAVARHFPMGCRMILPQGGMMLWIEMPKHVDSREVFALARLEHIGVGRAAAFSTTRRFDHFIRLQYGEPFTAQTEAAMKRLGQIVKRLAERSPRREDQRTMPSALHA, from the coding sequence ATGGACGCCGCCACCGGGTCTTCCGGCCCCCTGTACCAGCGCATCGCCGCACAGATCGAGGCGGCGATCGCCAGCGGCGCCATGGCCGCCGGCGCGCGGCTGCCCTCGGTGCGCCAGCTCGCCCAGCAGCACGGCGTGAGCATGAGCACCGCGCTGCAGGTCTACCGCAGCCTCGAGAACCGCGGCGTGGTCGAGGCGCGGCCGAAGTCGGGCTACTACGTCGCGCCGCGTGCGCACGCCCTGCCCGAGCCGATGCTCGACCTGCGCATGGAAGCGCCCTCGCTGGTCAACATGGACCAGGTGCTGCAGGAGTTCCTGTGGATCGTCAACGACCCGCTGGCCGTGCCCTCGTTCCATGCACAGCCGGCGCGATCGCTGCTGCCCGAAGCGAAACTGCAGGCGCTGCTGGCCGGCGTGAACCGCCGCCACCCGGAGTACGCCTCGCGCTGCCAGATGGAAGGCAGCGCCGCGCTGCGCCAGGAGATCGCGCGCCGCGCGGTGAGTTCGGGCGTGCAGCTGCGGCCTGAGGAGATCGTCATCACCAACGGTGGCCTGGAGGCCGTCTACCTCGCGCTGCGCTCGGTGGCGAGTGCTGGCGACACCATCGTGCTGGAGTCGCCGACCTACTTCCACCTGCTGCAGGTGATCGAGAGCCTGGGCATGCGTGCGCTCGAGATCCCGACCCATCCGCGCGACGGCATCTCGCTGGAGGCGCTGGAGTTCGCCACCCGCACGCCGGGCGCGGTGAAGGCCTGCGTGCTGCTGCCCAACTTCCCCAACCCGATGGGCAGCCTGATGCCGGTGGAGCGCAAGCGCGAGCTGGTCAAGCTGACGGCCGAGCGCGGCATCACGCTGATCGAGAGCGACATCTACGGCGAGCTCTACTTCGGCGAGCAGCGCCCGCCGGTGCTGAAGAGCTTCGATACGGACTTGCAAGAGAAGGCCGACGTGATCCTCTGCTCGGCCTTCACCAAGACCGTGGCGCCCGGCTACCGCATCGGCTGGGTGGCGCCGGGGCGGCATTTCCTGAAGACGCAGGCGCTGAAATTCCGCACCTCGGTGGCCTGCCCGATGCTCACGCAGGAGGTGCTGGCGCAGTTCATCCGCGACGGCGGCTACGACCACCACCTGCGCCGCCTGCGCGCGGCGCTGAAGACGCAGATGCACCAGATGGTCGACGCGGTGGCGCGCCACTTCCCAATGGGCTGCCGCATGATCCTGCCGCAGGGCGGCATGATGCTGTGGATCGAGATGCCGAAACACGTCGACTCGCGCGAGGTGTTCGCGCTGGCGCGGCTCGAGCACATCGGCGTGGGCCGGGCGGCGGCCTTCTCGACCACGCGGCGCTTCGACCACTTCATCCGGCTGCAGTACGGCGAGCCCTTCACCGCGCAGACCGAGGCGGCGATGAAGCGCCTCGGCCAGATCGTCAAGCGCCTGGCCGAACGCTCGCCGCGGCGCGAGGATCAACGCACCATGCCCTCCGCGCTGCATGCCTGA
- a CDS encoding ATP-binding protein encodes MRIGLDAESSWRLRDAWPAMLVWAAAAAAMALLDGRLDLANLAMLLVLASALASLWLPGAVSAVIGVLAVLAFNWAFVPPRHTFTVDLRQHALLLAAMVAVTTIVSTLMAGLRAQARRAQSHARRAEQLRQWGETLRDDADPLAQAGALRDALAALAGVDVALLVVKDRMPQGNDEDAAIRVGAADADQSAGLWHCLRQGEPMGPGTARHAELPDWYLPMRGRGISLGAAVLRGQGTDATQDPLLRAHAQALCDQLGQALQRVLMRRDEQRARDEAQSQAVRNALLAAISHDFRTPLATIMGAASSLAEQGARLDPQQRQRLAASIVDETTQLSRLTDNTLQLARLDAPGVALRCDWESAEELVGTVLRHARRHDPARRVRARLEPGLPLLWCDALLLTQLLDNLVDNALKYSPPEAPVEVLVRRQAEQVVLAVRDRGPGIAPAWRERVFEVFRRGESEPKGAAESSLAQRARAGAGVGLAVCRAIARAHGGELRLRPRGHGGCSFECVLPLREQPPQPPAEEMPP; translated from the coding sequence ATGCGGATCGGGCTCGATGCGGAATCCTCCTGGCGCCTGCGGGATGCCTGGCCCGCCATGCTCGTCTGGGCGGCCGCCGCCGCGGCGATGGCCCTGCTCGACGGCCGGCTCGACCTGGCCAACCTGGCGATGCTGCTGGTGCTGGCCTCGGCGCTGGCCTCGCTGTGGCTGCCGGGCGCCGTCAGCGCAGTGATCGGCGTACTGGCCGTGCTGGCCTTCAACTGGGCCTTCGTGCCGCCGCGCCACACTTTCACGGTCGACCTGCGGCAGCACGCTCTCCTGCTGGCCGCGATGGTGGCCGTCACCACCATCGTCTCCACACTGATGGCGGGGCTGCGCGCGCAGGCGCGGCGGGCACAGAGCCACGCCCGACGCGCCGAGCAACTGCGCCAGTGGGGCGAAACCTTGCGCGACGACGCCGATCCGCTGGCACAGGCCGGCGCGTTGCGCGACGCGTTGGCCGCGCTGGCCGGTGTCGACGTGGCGCTGCTCGTGGTGAAGGACCGCATGCCGCAAGGCAACGACGAGGACGCGGCGATCCGCGTCGGCGCTGCCGATGCAGACCAGTCGGCCGGCCTGTGGCATTGCCTGCGCCAAGGCGAGCCGATGGGCCCGGGCACGGCCCGCCACGCCGAACTGCCCGACTGGTACCTTCCGATGCGCGGGCGCGGCATCAGCCTGGGCGCCGCGGTGCTGCGCGGCCAGGGCACGGACGCGACGCAGGACCCGCTGCTGCGCGCCCATGCGCAGGCCCTGTGCGACCAGCTGGGCCAGGCGCTGCAGCGCGTGCTGATGCGCCGCGACGAACAGCGCGCCCGCGACGAGGCGCAGTCGCAGGCGGTGCGCAATGCGCTGCTCGCCGCGATCTCGCACGACTTCCGCACGCCGCTGGCCACCATCATGGGCGCCGCCTCGTCGCTGGCGGAGCAGGGCGCCCGGCTGGACCCGCAGCAGCGGCAGCGCCTGGCCGCCAGCATCGTCGACGAAACCACGCAGCTCAGCCGGCTGACCGACAACACCCTGCAGCTCGCCCGCCTCGATGCACCCGGCGTGGCGCTGCGCTGCGACTGGGAATCGGCCGAGGAACTGGTCGGCACGGTGCTGCGCCACGCGCGCCGGCACGACCCGGCGCGCCGCGTGCGCGCCCGGCTGGAGCCCGGCCTGCCGCTGCTGTGGTGCGACGCGCTGCTGCTCACGCAATTGCTCGACAACCTGGTCGACAACGCGCTCAAGTACAGCCCGCCCGAGGCGCCGGTGGAAGTGCTGGTGCGCCGGCAGGCCGAGCAGGTGGTGCTGGCGGTGCGCGACCGTGGGCCAGGCATCGCGCCGGCGTGGCGCGAGCGGGTCTTCGAGGTGTTCCGCCGCGGTGAGAGCGAACCGAAGGGTGCTGCCGAATCGTCACTGGCGCAGCGGGCGCGCGCCGGTGCCGGGGTCGGCCTGGCCGTCTGCCGCGCCATCGCACGCGCGCATGGTGGCGAGCTGCGGCTGCGCCCGCGCGGCCACGGCGGCTGCAGCTTCGAGTGTGTGCTGCCGCTGCGCGAGCAGCCGCCGCAGCCGCCGGCCGAAGAGATGCCGCCATGA
- a CDS encoding MFS transporter — translation MPDHTADSRYAWLRLAATLGLMTIGSAAMYVVAVVLPAVQAEFGVARADASLPYTLLMVGFGLGGVLMGKLADRFGVMVPVLIGSVGLASGFALAAQASSILGFAIVSGLLLGLLGSSATFAPLVADTSLWFVRRRGIAVAICASGNYLAGAIWPPIVQHFVDTAGWRGAYTMLAIVSAVVMPLLALALRPRPPAAVAGVTRGGAAAQPSDRPFGFSMNQAQALLCVAGVACCVAMSMPQVHIVAYCTDLGYGAAQGAQMLSLMLACGIASRLISGLICDRIGGVRTLLLGSVLQGVALLLFLPFDGLVPLYMISALFGLFQGGIVPSYAIIVREHFPPAEAGARVGTVLMCTLFGMALGGWMSGKVFDLTGSYHAAFVNGIAWNLLNLGIVLLLLWGARRRMLATA, via the coding sequence ATGCCTGATCACACCGCCGACTCCCGCTATGCCTGGCTGCGCCTGGCCGCCACGCTGGGCCTGATGACCATCGGCTCGGCGGCGATGTACGTCGTCGCCGTGGTGCTGCCGGCGGTGCAGGCCGAGTTCGGCGTGGCCCGCGCCGATGCCTCGCTGCCCTACACGCTGCTGATGGTCGGCTTCGGCCTGGGCGGCGTGCTGATGGGCAAGCTGGCCGACCGTTTCGGTGTGATGGTGCCGGTGCTGATCGGCTCGGTGGGCCTGGCCAGCGGTTTCGCGCTCGCCGCGCAGGCCAGCAGCATCCTCGGCTTCGCCATCGTCTCCGGCCTGCTGCTCGGCCTGCTCGGCAGCTCGGCCACCTTCGCGCCGTTGGTGGCCGACACATCCCTCTGGTTCGTGCGCCGGCGCGGCATCGCGGTGGCCATCTGCGCCAGCGGCAACTACCTGGCCGGCGCGATCTGGCCGCCGATCGTGCAGCACTTCGTCGACACCGCCGGCTGGCGCGGCGCCTACACCATGCTGGCCATCGTCAGCGCCGTCGTCATGCCGCTGCTGGCGCTCGCCTTGCGTCCGCGCCCGCCGGCGGCGGTGGCCGGCGTCACCCGCGGCGGTGCGGCGGCGCAACCCTCCGACCGGCCCTTCGGCTTCTCGATGAACCAGGCGCAGGCGCTGCTGTGCGTGGCCGGCGTGGCCTGCTGCGTGGCGATGTCGATGCCGCAGGTGCACATCGTCGCCTACTGCACCGACCTCGGCTACGGCGCCGCGCAAGGCGCGCAGATGCTGTCGCTGATGCTGGCCTGCGGCATCGCCAGCCGGCTCATCTCGGGCCTGATCTGCGACCGCATCGGCGGCGTGCGCACGCTGCTGCTCGGCTCGGTGCTGCAGGGCGTGGCGCTGCTGCTGTTCCTGCCCTTCGACGGCCTGGTGCCGCTGTACATGATCTCGGCGCTGTTCGGCCTGTTCCAGGGCGGCATCGTGCCGAGCTACGCGATCATCGTGCGCGAGCACTTCCCGCCCGCCGAGGCCGGCGCGCGCGTCGGCACGGTGCTGATGTGCACGCTGTTCGGCATGGCGCTGGGCGGATGGATGTCGGGCAAGGTGTTCGACCTGACCGGCTCGTACCACGCCGCCTTCGTCAACGGCATCGCGTGGAACCTGCTCAACCTGGGCATCGTGCTGCTGCTCCTGTGGGGCGCGCGGCGGCGCATGCTGGCCACGGCATGA
- a CDS encoding alpha-ketoacid dehydrogenase subunit beta, which translates to MQNITVNDAVGQALAEEMRRDARVLTFGEGVATNRRDLLAEFGAHRVRNTPLAEGIIAGAAAGAAAMGLRPVIDLLYAPFLTLSMDAIMNSAGKLRYLSGGQFEFPMVVLARTGAGWTVGAQHNHNLEAMFVHAPGLKVVMPHSTADYKGLLKSAIRDPNPVLFFMDMTVGYTPGPVPEGEHVVPLGQAAVLRAGRDVTLVSYSKTVATCLAAAEQLAMRGVDAEVIDLRTLKPLDEATILRSVRKTGRLVVVHEAAAPCGVGAEVAAIVSEKAFAALKAPVRRITGPDAPAPSSWLLEQAALPQADGIARAALELLGAEAVPA; encoded by the coding sequence ATGCAGAACATCACCGTCAACGATGCCGTCGGCCAGGCCCTGGCCGAGGAGATGCGCCGCGATGCGCGCGTGCTGACCTTCGGCGAAGGCGTGGCGACGAACCGCCGCGACCTGCTCGCCGAGTTCGGCGCGCACCGCGTGCGCAACACGCCGCTGGCCGAGGGCATCATCGCCGGCGCCGCCGCGGGCGCGGCCGCGATGGGCCTGCGGCCTGTCATCGACCTGCTGTACGCGCCCTTCCTCACGCTGTCGATGGACGCGATCATGAACAGCGCCGGCAAGCTGCGCTACCTGTCGGGCGGGCAGTTCGAGTTCCCGATGGTCGTGCTGGCGCGCACCGGCGCGGGCTGGACGGTCGGCGCCCAGCACAACCACAACCTGGAGGCGATGTTCGTGCACGCGCCGGGCCTGAAGGTGGTGATGCCTCACAGCACGGCCGACTACAAGGGCCTGCTGAAGAGCGCCATCCGCGACCCGAATCCGGTGCTGTTCTTCATGGACATGACGGTCGGCTACACGCCGGGCCCGGTGCCCGAGGGCGAGCACGTGGTTCCGCTCGGTCAGGCCGCGGTGCTGCGCGCCGGCCGCGATGTCACGCTGGTCTCCTACTCGAAGACCGTGGCGACCTGCCTGGCCGCCGCCGAGCAGCTCGCGATGCGCGGCGTCGATGCCGAGGTGATCGACCTGCGCACGCTCAAGCCGCTCGACGAAGCGACGATCCTGCGCTCGGTGCGCAAGACCGGCCGGCTGGTGGTGGTGCACGAGGCCGCGGCGCCCTGCGGTGTCGGCGCCGAGGTGGCGGCGATCGTCTCGGAGAAGGCATTCGCCGCGCTGAAGGCGCCGGTGCGCCGCATCACCGGGCCGGACGCGCCCGCGCCCTCGTCGTGGCTGCTCGAGCAGGCGGCGCTGCCGCAGGCCGACGGCATCGCGCGCGCCGCGCTGGAGTTGCTCGGCGCCGAGGCCGTGCCGGCCTGA